From one Clostridia bacterium genomic stretch:
- the flhF gene encoding flagellar biosynthesis protein FlhF, with product MKRYYATSIPEALNQVRKDLGRDAIIVDQRRVRRGPWWNILGRRYWEITAAADDNSYSSLSPFVQIEQRVQKVESWLQEFSRNTAAARKAAEADRWREVLEKADLNSSLIDRVLSSLPEGYRNSQPPEVIWEQLVEQLAGLFAPGSGMQPSSKVLSFVGPTGVGKTTTLAKLAALMAVYHRKRVALITTDTYRIGAVEQLRTYAEILGVPLEVANSPGQLRQQVSAHQDKDYIFIDTAGRPSRNAMMIQEVAGFTKGVGSSETYLVLSCGTKTEDLFRIVKDFRPTQYRKLIFTKLDETESLGNIANIGASTGLPIAYITTGQRVPDDIEAAQPRRLAELIVGVQQHA from the coding sequence ATGAAGCGATACTATGCAACGAGCATACCGGAAGCCTTAAACCAGGTGCGCAAAGATTTGGGACGGGATGCCATCATCGTGGACCAGAGAAGAGTAAGGCGTGGACCATGGTGGAATATTTTGGGCCGGCGGTACTGGGAAATTACAGCTGCCGCCGATGACAACAGCTACTCCTCGCTTTCGCCCTTTGTGCAAATCGAGCAGCGGGTCCAAAAAGTGGAAAGCTGGCTGCAGGAGTTTAGTCGCAACACCGCGGCCGCCAGAAAAGCCGCTGAAGCTGACAGGTGGCGAGAGGTCCTTGAAAAGGCTGACTTGAATTCCAGCCTCATTGATAGGGTCCTGAGCTCCTTGCCAGAAGGCTACCGGAATAGTCAGCCGCCAGAGGTAATATGGGAGCAACTGGTAGAGCAGTTAGCTGGTCTTTTTGCTCCGGGGAGCGGCATGCAGCCATCGAGCAAAGTTTTAAGCTTTGTGGGACCTACAGGAGTGGGCAAGACCACCACGCTGGCAAAGCTGGCTGCCCTGATGGCAGTTTACCACCGTAAGCGGGTAGCGCTGATTACTACTGATACTTATCGGATAGGCGCAGTGGAGCAATTACGCACCTACGCGGAAATCCTAGGCGTGCCTCTGGAAGTGGCCAATAGCCCAGGCCAATTGCGGCAGCAAGTATCTGCCCATCAAGATAAGGACTATATCTTCATTGATACCGCAGGAAGACCTTCACGTAATGCCATGATGATCCAGGAGGTAGCCGGTTTTACCAAAGGGGTTGGCTCTAGCGAGACCTATTTGGTTTTAAGCTGTGGCACTAAGACCGAGGATTTATTTCGGATAGTCAAAGACTTTCGCCCTACTCAATACCGGAAGCTGATTTTTACTAAATTGGATGAAACCGAGAGTCTGGGAAATATAGCCAACATCGGTGCCAGTACTGGCCTGCCCATTGCCTACATAACTACCGGCCAGCGGGTTCCAGATGATATTGAGGCAGCCCAGCCACGCCGCTTAGCCGAACTGATTGTGGGGGTGCAACAACATGCGTGA